The Humulus lupulus chromosome 4, drHumLupu1.1, whole genome shotgun sequence genome has a window encoding:
- the LOC133830156 gene encoding CBBY-like protein, translating to MASISLSLAAISSSKALVSHQKTPSIASLKPHNTTLSCSLLGTSLRPTPLTTTRGKASSPIKITCLASSSSPLPSALLFDCDGVLVDTEKDGHRISFNDTFNEKELGVTWDVDLYGELLKIGGGKERMTAYFNKTGWPEKAPKSEEERKDFIASLHKRKTELFMALIEKKLLPLRSGVAKLIDQALAEGVKVAVCSTSNEKAVSAIVSCLLGPERAEKIKIFAGDVVPRKKPDPAIYNLAAVTLGVDPSCCVVVEDSAIGLAAAKAAGMTCIVTKSGYTADEDFLNADAVFDCIGDPPEERFDLAFCKSLLEKQYVS from the exons ATGGCGTCCATATCTCTTTCCTTAGCTGCAATATCTTCTTCAAAAGCTTTGGTCTCTCACCAAAAGACACCCTCCATTGCCAGCCTCAAACCCCATAATACGACCTTATCATGTTCTTTACTGGGTACCAGCCTAAGACCAACACCATTGACCACAACCAGAGGAAAGGCCTCTTCTCCTATTAAGATCACTTGcttagcttcttcttcttcacctcTTCCCTCTGCACTTTTATTTGACTGTGATGGAGTCCTTGTTGATACTGAGAAAGATGGCCACCGTATTTCTTTCAATGACACTTTCAATGAG AAAGAATTGGGTGTTACTTGGGATGTTGATTTGTATGGGGAGCTGCTCAAGATTGGAGGTGGGAAAGAGAG AATGACTGCCTACTTCAACAAGACGGGTTGGCCAGAAAAAGCTCCCAAGAGTGAAGAAGAGAGGAAGGATTTCATTGCTTCACTTCACAAGAGAAAGACTGAGTTGTTCATGGCCCTTATTGAGAAAAAACTACTGCCTCTTCGATCCGGTGTAGCTAA GCTGATTGATCAAGCTTTGGCAGAAGGAGTCAAAGTTGCTGTATGCAGCACATCTAATGAAAAGGCG GTCTCTGCAATAGTAAGTTGCTTACTTGGACCTGAGAGAGCAGAGAAGATCAAGATATTTGCAGGAGATGTTGTCCCTCGCAAGAAGCCTGATCCA GCTATTTATAATCTGGCAGCCGTCACCCTGGGTGTTGATCCTTCATG CTGTGTTGTGGTGGAGGACAGTGCCATAGGCCTTGCTGCTGCCAAAGCTGCTGGAATGACATGCATAGTAACTAAAAGCGG ATACACAGCAGATGAGGACTTTTTAAATGCTGATGCAGTTTTTGACTGCATAGGTGATCCTCCAGAGGAGAGGTTTGACTTGGCATTTTGCAAAAGCCTTCTCGAGAAGCAGTATGTTAGCTAA